One Mesorhizobium sp. J428 DNA segment encodes these proteins:
- a CDS encoding ABC transporter substrate-binding protein codes for MRLHAILRAAALAIPLALLALTAATLVARADEKVTIQIDGAAVPYYLPLYVAQKEGYFKEQGLEVEFLYANAADILNNVAAGNVQFGFPNGDAVISARANGIPVKVVHSTYQRGIGAVLFKNASGIKSPADLVGKKVAVTSYGSPNYIQLQVMMSQAGKSIDDVKVEIVGTGAILDALKSDQVDAIVFSMLRYYALKAEGVDVGMIASDDFLPSHGNVLVTSDSYLASNPQQVKGFIAALDKALKHIVEGDVEKEVKMAIADYAPTFAPQEKIVTEIIKEVFIKTLWQSEDTNANGFGYGNIAGWQKTIDVAAEYKAIPEAFPAADLVVEKPSNL; via the coding sequence ATGAGACTGCACGCAATCCTAAGGGCGGCCGCACTGGCAATTCCGCTTGCGCTGCTGGCGCTGACGGCCGCAACGCTCGTCGCCAGAGCCGATGAGAAGGTGACGATCCAGATCGATGGCGCGGCGGTGCCCTACTATCTTCCGCTGTACGTCGCGCAGAAGGAAGGATACTTCAAGGAACAGGGTCTCGAGGTCGAGTTCCTCTATGCCAATGCCGCGGACATCCTGAACAACGTCGCCGCCGGTAATGTTCAGTTCGGCTTTCCGAACGGTGACGCCGTGATCTCCGCCCGTGCAAACGGCATTCCGGTCAAGGTTGTCCATTCGACCTATCAGCGCGGCATCGGCGCGGTGCTGTTCAAGAATGCGAGCGGCATCAAGTCCCCGGCCGACCTCGTTGGCAAGAAGGTTGCCGTGACAAGCTATGGCAGCCCGAACTACATTCAGCTTCAGGTCATGATGAGCCAGGCCGGCAAGTCCATCGACGACGTCAAGGTCGAGATCGTCGGCACCGGCGCGATCCTCGACGCATTGAAGTCGGACCAGGTCGATGCGATCGTCTTCTCCATGCTGCGCTACTACGCGCTCAAGGCCGAAGGCGTGGATGTCGGCATGATCGCTTCGGACGATTTCCTGCCCAGCCACGGCAACGTGCTTGTGACCTCGGACAGCTATCTCGCGTCCAATCCGCAGCAGGTGAAGGGCTTCATCGCCGCGCTCGACAAGGCTCTCAAGCACATCGTCGAGGGTGACGTCGAAAAGGAGGTCAAGATGGCGATCGCCGACTATGCGCCGACTTTCGCCCCGCAGGAAAAGATCGTCACCGAAATCATCAAGGAGGTCTTCATCAAGACCCTGTGGCAGAGCGAAGACACGAATGCGAACGGCTTCGGCTATGGCAACATCGCCGGCTGGCAGAAGACGATCGACGTCGCTGCCGAATACAAGGCGATACCGGAGGCCTTCCCGGCCGCCGATCTCGTCGTCGAGAAGCCATCCAATCTCTAG
- a CDS encoding orotate phosphoribosyltransferase, with the protein MPSLYTPVDRETIAKEAAKMLLEIKAVHFYDEKPFFFTSGWASPVYIDCRKIISYPRLRSSLIDFAAATIVRDIGYESIDCVAGGETAGIPFAAWISDRLMLPMQYVRKKAKGFGRNAQIEGEIASGARTILVEDLATDGRSKVNFCQALREAGAHVDHCFVLFYYDIFPKSRELMEELGVRLHHLTTWWHVLNVAKASGHFEPKVLGEVERFLNDPATWSAAHGGISDFGKAS; encoded by the coding sequence ATGCCCAGCCTCTACACGCCCGTCGACAGGGAGACGATCGCCAAGGAAGCAGCGAAGATGCTGCTCGAGATCAAAGCCGTTCATTTCTACGACGAGAAGCCGTTTTTCTTCACGTCGGGTTGGGCAAGTCCCGTCTACATCGACTGCCGCAAGATCATCTCATATCCACGGCTGCGCTCATCGCTCATCGACTTCGCGGCGGCGACGATCGTGCGCGATATCGGCTACGAGTCGATCGACTGCGTCGCCGGCGGCGAGACCGCCGGTATCCCGTTCGCAGCATGGATTTCCGACCGGCTGATGCTGCCGATGCAATATGTGCGCAAGAAGGCCAAGGGCTTTGGACGCAACGCCCAGATCGAGGGGGAGATCGCTTCGGGCGCCCGCACGATCCTGGTCGAAGACCTGGCGACCGACGGACGAAGCAAGGTCAATTTCTGCCAGGCGCTGCGCGAGGCCGGAGCGCATGTCGATCATTGCTTCGTGCTGTTCTACTACGACATCTTCCCGAAGAGCCGCGAACTGATGGAGGAGTTGGGCGTTCGCCTGCACCATCTGACGACATGGTGGCATGTTCTGAATGTCGCCAAGGCAAGCGGCCATTTCGAGCCGAAGGTCCTGGGCGAGGTCGAGCGATTCCTGAATGACCCGGCAACGTGGTCAGCGGCTCACGGCGGAATCTCGGACTTCGGCAAGGCCAGCTGA
- a CDS encoding DUF167 family protein, producing MERVVRLSAGRIDIRVRLTPKSSADRIEGVAAASDGSTHLAARVRAVPEKGAANAALERLVAEWLGVPGRTVSVTGGATSRIKTVSVAGDAALLSKRVEERLAGG from the coding sequence ATGGAGCGCGTGGTCCGGCTTTCGGCCGGACGCATCGACATCCGCGTGCGCCTGACGCCGAAATCCTCGGCCGACCGGATCGAAGGTGTCGCGGCGGCCTCCGACGGTTCGACCCATCTTGCCGCCCGCGTCCGCGCGGTGCCTGAAAAGGGCGCGGCGAATGCCGCGCTGGAGCGGTTGGTGGCCGAGTGGCTCGGCGTGCCCGGCCGCACGGTGTCCGTGACGGGCGGAGCCACGTCGCGGATCAAGACCGTCAGCGTCGCGGGCGACGCGGCGCTGCTGTCGAAACGCGTGGAGGAGCGGCTCGCGGGCGGCTGA
- a CDS encoding ABC transporter permease, with translation MNSRVLQAVFMVVTPLALIAVWWAYVRIFNVPRFVLPPPAAVGSALVALFRDGTIWPHLAHTLGIIVAGFGIGSALGFVLGFILAKSPRTERTIGPYLFFFQTAPKIALAPLFILWFGLGLTSQIVLAVSLVFFPVMAGTILGLRSVPSNFGFLADVLRLTRRDRLVRIELPSAVPEIFAGLKVGAVQATIGAILAEWLSGGQGLGYLMVFAGTTYKTPMLFAMVLVTSLLGILIYQSLAGLEKWLLSWR, from the coding sequence ATGAACAGCCGCGTCCTCCAAGCGGTCTTCATGGTCGTGACGCCGCTCGCGCTGATCGCGGTCTGGTGGGCCTATGTGCGGATCTTCAATGTCCCGCGTTTTGTGCTGCCGCCGCCGGCCGCCGTGGGATCGGCTCTCGTTGCGCTCTTCCGGGACGGGACAATCTGGCCGCATCTGGCGCATACGCTCGGCATCATCGTCGCGGGTTTCGGAATCGGATCGGCGCTGGGTTTTGTGCTTGGCTTCATCCTGGCCAAGAGCCCGCGAACCGAGCGGACCATCGGCCCCTATCTCTTCTTTTTCCAGACCGCGCCCAAGATCGCGCTGGCGCCGCTGTTCATCCTCTGGTTCGGGCTCGGACTGACCTCCCAGATCGTGCTGGCGGTCTCCCTGGTCTTCTTCCCGGTGATGGCGGGCACGATCCTCGGGCTACGCTCGGTTCCGTCGAATTTCGGCTTCCTGGCGGACGTCCTGCGCCTCACGCGAAGGGACCGCCTCGTCCGCATCGAACTTCCGTCGGCGGTCCCCGAAATATTTGCCGGCCTCAAGGTGGGCGCGGTGCAGGCCACCATCGGAGCGATCCTGGCCGAATGGCTCTCCGGCGGGCAGGGATTGGGCTACCTTATGGTCTTTGCCGGAACCACATACAAGACGCCGATGCTGTTTGCGATGGTGCTGGTCACCTCACTGCTCGGCATCCTGATCTACCAGTCGCTCGCCGGCCTCGAAAAATGGCTGCTCTCATGGCGATGA
- a CDS encoding nucleoside phosphorylase has product MPKAFLLPGDPARVDFAASVLRDFVIVGQNREFRLGCGYLGEALIGVCSTGIGGASAEIATVELAAMGATILIRTGGCGALADDLSLGDFLIVQEAVRNSGVAAIYQPDPAIAVGADASVSSALLDACRSLRLTARPGICLTADGYYRAQGRPNTANGQGDAGLLDRFAAAGADVVEMEAEVILAVASACNVRAGAVLAVHAHRRSDGWLEDYEATQRNLLRIGAEAAATMIETFKPQ; this is encoded by the coding sequence ATGCCGAAAGCCTTCCTGTTGCCGGGCGACCCCGCCCGCGTCGACTTCGCGGCATCCGTGCTCCGCGACTTTGTCATCGTCGGCCAGAACCGGGAGTTCCGGCTGGGGTGCGGCTATCTTGGAGAGGCGCTGATCGGGGTGTGTTCGACCGGTATCGGCGGCGCATCCGCCGAGATCGCGACGGTGGAACTTGCCGCGATGGGCGCGACCATCCTCATCCGAACGGGCGGCTGCGGCGCGCTTGCCGACGATCTGTCGCTTGGCGATTTCCTGATCGTGCAGGAGGCTGTCCGCAACAGCGGCGTCGCCGCGATCTATCAGCCGGACCCCGCGATCGCGGTCGGCGCGGATGCCTCTGTCAGCTCGGCGCTGCTTGACGCCTGCAGATCGCTTCGATTGACGGCCCGTCCCGGAATATGCCTGACCGCCGATGGATATTACCGCGCCCAGGGCCGGCCGAACACCGCCAATGGCCAGGGAGATGCCGGCCTGCTCGATCGCTTCGCGGCGGCCGGTGCCGATGTCGTCGAAATGGAAGCCGAAGTGATCCTGGCGGTGGCGTCCGCATGCAATGTGCGCGCCGGCGCCGTTCTGGCCGTGCACGCTCATCGGCGCAGCGATGGTTGGCTCGAAGACTACGAGGCGACCCAGCGCAACCTGCTGCGCATCGGCGCTGAGGCGGCGGCGACCATGATCGAAACCTTCAAGCCACAATAA
- the ppa gene encoding inorganic diphosphatase has protein sequence MRIDAIPIGNNPPDDVNVIIEVPIGGQPIKYEMNKEAGTLFVDRFLYTPMAYPGNYGFVPHTLSGDGDPVDVLVCNTRELMPGCYINVRPIGVLIMEDNAGQDEKVIAVPTPKLTRRYDKVLNYTDLPEITLQQVAHFFEHYKDLEPGKWVKIGGWHDADYAKKMIVEGIERAKAAK, from the coding sequence ATGCGCATCGACGCCATTCCGATCGGAAACAACCCGCCCGACGACGTGAACGTCATCATCGAGGTGCCGATCGGCGGACAGCCGATCAAGTACGAGATGAACAAGGAGGCGGGCACGCTGTTCGTCGACCGGTTCCTCTACACGCCGATGGCCTATCCCGGAAATTACGGCTTCGTGCCGCACACGCTGTCGGGCGACGGCGACCCGGTGGACGTGCTCGTCTGCAACACGCGTGAGCTGATGCCCGGCTGCTACATCAATGTCCGTCCGATCGGCGTGCTGATCATGGAGGACAATGCCGGCCAGGACGAGAAGGTCATCGCCGTGCCCACGCCGAAGCTGACGCGGCGCTACGACAAGGTGCTCAACTACACCGACCTGCCGGAGATCACGCTGCAGCAGGTGGCGCATTTCTTCGAGCACTACAAGGATCTCGAGCCCGGCAAGTGGGTGAAGATCGGCGGCTGGCACGACGCCGACTATGCCAAGAAGATGATCGTCGAGGGCATCGAGCGGGCCAAGGCGGCCAAGTAG
- a CDS encoding YgcG family protein, whose amino-acid sequence MQCALREGMSVGARLLAAVVLLALSLLPAFTAELLPLTGRVVDQAGMIDAATEAELTAKLAAFEQKSSDQIVVATMDSLDGESIEDFANRQFRAWGLGQAGENNGILLLVAKDDRKMRIEVGYGLEGTLTDLHSKLIIENTMVPAFRAGDFSGGISRAVDDIIMVLEGNAAELEARAERNQDAPADIDWFVVLFVTLWVTLFVGGFLISFLAPIYGKKLGPNRYRWLGMDITIGGGSSSGGSYSGGSSGWSSGSSGGGFSGGGGSSGGGGASGGW is encoded by the coding sequence ATGCAGTGCGCACTCCGCGAGGGCATGAGCGTCGGCGCTCGGCTCCTCGCGGCCGTTGTCCTTCTCGCGCTTTCGCTGCTGCCGGCATTCACGGCGGAGCTTCTGCCGCTGACGGGTCGCGTGGTCGACCAGGCGGGCATGATCGACGCGGCGACCGAGGCTGAGCTGACGGCGAAGCTGGCCGCCTTCGAGCAGAAATCCTCCGACCAGATCGTCGTCGCGACGATGGACAGCCTGGACGGCGAAAGCATCGAGGATTTCGCCAACCGGCAGTTCCGTGCCTGGGGGCTCGGCCAGGCGGGCGAGAACAACGGCATCCTGCTGCTTGTGGCGAAGGACGACCGCAAGATGCGGATCGAGGTCGGCTACGGGCTGGAAGGCACGCTGACCGATCTGCACTCGAAGCTCATCATCGAGAACACGATGGTGCCCGCCTTCCGCGCCGGTGACTTCTCCGGCGGCATCTCGCGGGCGGTCGACGACATCATCATGGTGCTGGAAGGCAATGCCGCCGAACTCGAAGCCCGCGCCGAGCGCAACCAGGACGCGCCGGCGGACATCGACTGGTTCGTCGTCCTGTTCGTCACGCTGTGGGTGACGCTGTTCGTCGGCGGCTTCCTGATCTCCTTCCTGGCGCCGATCTACGGCAAGAAGCTCGGACCGAACCGCTACCGCTGGCTCGGCATGGACATCACCATCGGCGGCGGATCGTCGTCGGGCGGAAGCTATTCGGGCGGCTCGTCCGGCTGGTCTTCCGGCAGTTCGGGCGGCGGCTTCTCCGGCGGGGGCGGCTCGTCGGGCGGCGGCGGAGCCTCGGGCGGATGGTAG
- a CDS encoding YggT family protein, with amino-acid sequence MLALIQTIILALDIYWWLIILSAIFSWLYAFNVINSRNQFVGMVGEFLYRVTEPALRPIRRFLPDLGGIDISPIILLLILFFVRQLILQTVAPALLS; translated from the coding sequence ATGCTGGCCCTTATCCAGACCATCATCCTGGCGCTCGATATCTACTGGTGGCTGATCATCCTGTCGGCGATCTTCTCCTGGCTCTACGCCTTCAACGTGATCAATTCGCGCAACCAGTTCGTCGGCATGGTGGGCGAGTTCCTCTACAGGGTCACCGAGCCGGCGCTCCGGCCGATCCGGCGCTTCCTGCCGGACCTCGGCGGCATCGACATCTCGCCGATCATCCTGCTGCTCATCCTGTTCTTCGTCCGCCAGCTGATCCTGCAGACGGTCGCCCCGGCGCTGCTGTCCTGA
- a CDS encoding TPM domain-containing protein, which produces MTGEVDHSRVSAAIREAEKSTSGEIFCVLARASDGYFHVAAAVLAGAIMVLSLLVALWLEWGWRHVDASTFVLAQCLAFAAGVILLKAVPSLRIRLVPKRVRYAKAHANAMRQFLSRNVHTTSERTGVLIFVSLAERYAEVVADTGISEKVPQAEWNRIVADLVVAASGKRLTEGFEGAVAAAGSLLAVHVPRGTHDRNELDDRLVEI; this is translated from the coding sequence ATGACCGGCGAGGTCGATCATTCACGCGTCTCGGCCGCCATCAGGGAGGCCGAGAAGTCGACGTCCGGCGAGATCTTCTGCGTACTCGCGCGCGCCAGTGACGGCTATTTCCACGTCGCGGCCGCGGTGCTGGCCGGCGCCATCATGGTCCTCAGCCTGCTCGTCGCGCTCTGGCTCGAATGGGGCTGGCGCCATGTCGACGCGTCGACCTTCGTGCTGGCGCAATGCCTGGCATTCGCGGCAGGTGTGATCCTGCTGAAGGCCGTTCCGTCGCTGCGCATCCGGCTGGTGCCGAAGCGCGTGCGCTATGCCAAGGCGCATGCCAACGCCATGCGGCAGTTCCTGTCGCGGAACGTGCATACGACGAGCGAGCGGACCGGGGTGCTGATCTTCGTTTCGCTGGCGGAACGCTATGCGGAAGTGGTGGCCGATACCGGCATCAGCGAGAAGGTGCCGCAGGCGGAATGGAACCGGATCGTCGCGGATCTCGTCGTCGCCGCGTCCGGCAAGCGGCTGACCGAGGGTTTCGAAGGTGCGGTCGCCGCGGCCGGCTCGCTGCTTGCCGTGCATGTGCCGCGCGGGACGCACGACCGCAACGAGCTCGACGACAGGCTGGTCGAAATCTGA
- a CDS encoding ABC transporter ATP-binding protein, with protein sequence MLVGVEALTKTYKTREGSNVEALSPVTLDVYRGELLSLIGPSGCGKSTLLRLLAGLEQASGGMIRWQDGAPSRGTDIGFVFQEPVLLPWLSIQDNVRFPLDVFGVARQEADERAAAMLALVGLKDFGRALPKELSGGMRQRASIARALVYRPRLVLMDEPFGALDLLTRDRMNDELLRIKAETAATIVFVTHSIDEAAYLSDRVAVMSPRPGRISAVHVLDLGKDRDEALKDTPDFHRWLSLLRRELK encoded by the coding sequence GTGCTTGTCGGCGTGGAAGCGCTGACGAAGACATACAAGACCAGAGAGGGTTCGAACGTCGAAGCCCTCTCGCCTGTGACGCTGGACGTCTACCGTGGCGAACTGCTGAGCCTTATTGGACCATCAGGGTGCGGTAAGTCGACTCTTTTGCGCCTGTTGGCCGGGCTGGAGCAAGCGTCAGGTGGCATGATCCGCTGGCAGGACGGGGCACCGAGCCGCGGAACCGATATCGGCTTCGTCTTCCAGGAGCCGGTTCTGCTGCCCTGGCTCAGCATACAGGACAATGTGCGATTTCCGCTCGACGTGTTCGGTGTCGCACGGCAGGAGGCAGACGAACGGGCGGCCGCCATGCTGGCCCTGGTCGGACTCAAGGATTTCGGCAGGGCCCTGCCCAAGGAACTGTCGGGCGGCATGCGGCAGCGCGCTTCCATCGCCCGGGCGCTCGTCTATCGACCGCGACTCGTCCTGATGGATGAACCGTTCGGCGCGCTCGATCTCCTGACCCGGGATCGCATGAACGACGAACTTCTGCGCATCAAGGCAGAGACGGCCGCCACGATCGTCTTCGTGACCCATTCCATCGACGAGGCTGCCTATCTGTCGGATCGCGTCGCGGTCATGTCGCCCCGACCGGGACGGATCAGTGCCGTCCATGTGCTCGACCTCGGCAAGGATCGCGACGAGGCCCTCAAGGACACGCCCGATTTCCATCGCTGGCTCTCATTGCTGCGTCGGGAACTGAAATGA
- a CDS encoding helix-turn-helix domain-containing protein: MASQFEEIGRRLKAYRMGKGLTADAIADDLGISRAAVYRIETGDVVKIETLEKLAVVLGTTVASLLGAGVEYYASPISYFERMRQIEADADQVVAHFPPLSYLLTSDAFPAYLKRSLLETPPHVHEKAAESDVDLIISILDERKQSSQQRRLSVVNFVNLLEIERWLKLGIVGRFDMSGPELAERRRAARDEVEHLITLIESEPMGIQIGLLEEVLPNTAFQLFRTAEKTYLCVSPFRLGGDLPNIRSGVATVTADLEPVQLYERLVDDLWKRARKGREAADLLRTVLSRSAIGVPGRRRIATPA; encoded by the coding sequence ATGGCGAGCCAGTTCGAGGAGATTGGCCGGCGATTGAAGGCCTACCGGATGGGCAAGGGCCTCACCGCCGATGCCATCGCCGACGACCTGGGAATATCGCGCGCCGCCGTCTATCGGATCGAGACCGGCGACGTCGTGAAGATCGAAACTCTTGAAAAGCTGGCTGTCGTTCTCGGCACGACGGTCGCTTCGCTGCTCGGCGCAGGCGTGGAATATTACGCCAGCCCGATCAGTTATTTCGAGCGCATGCGCCAGATCGAGGCGGATGCAGACCAGGTTGTCGCCCACTTCCCGCCGCTGTCCTATCTGCTGACCTCCGACGCCTTCCCGGCCTATCTGAAACGCTCATTGCTCGAGACGCCGCCGCACGTTCACGAGAAGGCCGCGGAAAGCGACGTCGACCTGATCATCTCCATCCTCGACGAGCGCAAGCAGTCGAGTCAGCAGCGGCGCTTGAGCGTCGTCAATTTCGTCAATCTGCTGGAAATCGAGCGTTGGCTGAAGCTCGGCATTGTCGGCCGCTTCGACATGTCCGGTCCCGAACTGGCCGAGCGGCGACGGGCAGCGCGTGACGAGGTCGAGCACCTCATCACGCTGATCGAAAGCGAGCCGATGGGTATCCAGATCGGTCTTCTGGAAGAGGTTTTGCCGAACACCGCCTTCCAGCTGTTCCGCACTGCCGAGAAGACTTATCTCTGCGTCAGTCCGTTTCGGCTCGGAGGAGATCTGCCCAACATCCGGTCCGGGGTTGCAACCGTGACGGCTGATCTCGAGCCGGTGCAGCTCTATGAACGGCTTGTCGACGATCTCTGGAAGCGGGCGCGTAAGGGCAGGGAAGCCGCCGATCTTTTGCGCACGGTGCTGTCGCGGTCGGCGATCGGTGTGCCAGGCCGCCGTCGCATCGCGACGCCGGCCTGA
- a CDS encoding N-acetyltransferase, translating to MKTLTVGIRRAEEDDAAAIASIHQAAWQGAYAGIIPHRALTAMINRRGQSWWASAIKRAASVLVVEVGGKVVGYATIGRNRSRDLKQEGEIYELYVRPEYQGIGLGTRLFQAARERLSGHGLKGLVIWALEDNANATSFYHGIGGRDVAEGVEIFDQKALRKIAFVWK from the coding sequence ATGAAAACCCTGACCGTAGGCATACGCAGAGCCGAGGAAGACGACGCGGCCGCGATCGCGTCTATTCATCAGGCAGCGTGGCAGGGCGCCTATGCGGGCATCATTCCCCATCGCGCACTCACGGCGATGATCAATCGCCGCGGCCAGAGCTGGTGGGCGAGCGCGATCAAGCGAGCGGCTTCCGTGCTGGTGGTCGAGGTGGGCGGCAAGGTCGTCGGCTATGCAACGATCGGCCGCAACAGGTCGCGCGACCTCAAGCAGGAAGGCGAGATCTACGAGCTGTATGTCAGGCCGGAATATCAGGGCATTGGCCTCGGCACGCGGCTTTTCCAGGCCGCGCGGGAGCGCCTCAGCGGGCACGGGCTGAAGGGGCTCGTCATCTGGGCGCTGGAAGACAACGCCAATGCGACCTCGTTCTACCACGGCATCGGCGGCCGCGACGTCGCCGAGGGCGTCGAGATCTTCGACCAGAAGGCGCTGCGCAAGATCGCCTTCGTCTGGAAGTAA
- a CDS encoding ABC transporter permease yields MFVAVWWGAVWVFGVPDYLVPSPPTLAAKFWFLATQAGLFSHVPVTLMEIVLGFVIGTALGIGLAVLFVRVPLLEIVMNPVIIFVQTAPKIAIAPLLLLWLGLGATPKVVLVAIVVFFPVLSNMISALRTIDPNLLALARILRMSAWSRLWRIELPQALPLLFTGMKVGITLAVTAAVIGELMGARAGLGYLLSLGQETSDIGLVLISVTLLSLLGYALFMAVDHVERRMLRWHEMPTLGNVWRWKADELCSRLYLR; encoded by the coding sequence GTGTTCGTCGCCGTTTGGTGGGGCGCGGTCTGGGTGTTCGGCGTTCCCGACTACCTCGTGCCGTCGCCGCCCACGCTGGCGGCGAAATTCTGGTTCCTGGCGACGCAGGCCGGGCTGTTCAGCCATGTTCCCGTCACCCTGATGGAAATCGTGCTGGGCTTCGTCATCGGCACGGCGCTCGGCATTGGCCTCGCCGTGCTGTTCGTACGCGTTCCCCTGCTCGAGATCGTCATGAACCCCGTGATCATTTTCGTACAGACGGCGCCGAAGATCGCCATCGCGCCGCTGCTGCTGCTGTGGCTGGGGCTGGGGGCAACGCCAAAGGTCGTGCTGGTGGCGATAGTCGTCTTCTTTCCGGTCCTGTCCAACATGATCAGCGCGCTGCGGACGATCGACCCGAATCTCCTCGCATTGGCAAGGATCCTGCGCATGAGCGCCTGGAGTCGCCTGTGGCGGATCGAGCTGCCGCAGGCCCTGCCGCTCCTGTTCACAGGGATGAAGGTCGGCATCACGCTGGCCGTCACCGCAGCGGTGATCGGCGAACTCATGGGCGCCCGTGCGGGATTGGGTTATCTCTTGAGTCTCGGCCAGGAGACCTCCGACATCGGCCTGGTCTTGATCAGCGTTACCCTGCTGTCACTTTTGGGCTATGCCCTGTTCATGGCCGTGGATCATGTCGAACGGCGAATGCTCAGGTGGCACGAAATGCCGACGCTCGGGAACGTTTGGCGTTGGAAGGCGGATGAGCTTTGCAGCAGGTTGTATTTACGATAA